From one [Ruminococcus] lactaris ATCC 29176 genomic stretch:
- a CDS encoding PD-(D/E)XK nuclease family transposase — protein sequence MKNKLQNYFPIIRTRGEVLEELRENKELWKTFCGWKETCQQEYLDLCTGVKGIKLLYDTYFKAIMNPDTRPDRFNDFISEMLGQRVKVLKVLPNESARIAAESSLLVMDVVVQLEDGSIANVEVQKIGYLFPGERSACYSADLLLRQYKRAREELGATFSYKNIKKVYTIVLFEKSGSEFRKFSAELYLHRFRQTSDTGVEINLLQEYTFVCLDIFNNIIHNKDKKIENKLEEWLVFLSQDDPDMIMKLLDRNPEFQKIYEEIYTLCLNMEGMMEMFSKELEIMDRNTVKLMIDEMEEELNETKRKAKKEVDEVKRKAKEEIEEAEKRAKAAEEETERLRRTLEEQKGKRDIS from the coding sequence ATGAAGAACAAACTGCAAAATTATTTTCCAATCATAAGGACAAGAGGGGAGGTGCTTGAAGAATTAAGAGAAAATAAAGAGTTGTGGAAAACTTTTTGTGGATGGAAAGAAACCTGTCAGCAGGAATATCTCGATCTATGTACGGGAGTGAAGGGAATCAAATTATTATATGATACTTATTTTAAAGCTATTATGAATCCTGATACCAGACCGGATCGGTTTAATGATTTTATATCAGAGATGTTGGGACAGAGAGTGAAAGTATTAAAGGTACTGCCAAATGAGTCTGCAAGGATTGCGGCTGAAAGTTCCCTGCTGGTGATGGATGTTGTAGTACAGCTGGAGGACGGAAGTATTGCAAATGTAGAGGTGCAGAAGATCGGGTATCTGTTCCCGGGAGAGAGAAGTGCGTGCTATTCGGCGGATCTGCTACTGAGACAGTATAAAAGAGCAAGGGAGGAACTGGGTGCAACATTCAGCTATAAAAATATAAAAAAAGTATACACAATCGTCTTGTTTGAAAAGAGTGGCAGTGAATTCAGAAAATTTTCAGCAGAGCTGTACCTGCATCGATTCCGACAGACAAGCGATACCGGCGTGGAGATCAATCTATTACAGGAGTATACATTTGTATGTCTTGACATTTTTAATAACATCATCCACAATAAAGATAAAAAGATAGAGAATAAATTGGAAGAGTGGTTGGTATTTCTAAGTCAGGATGATCCGGATATGATTATGAAACTGTTGGACAGGAATCCTGAATTTCAGAAAATTTATGAAGAAATCTACACTCTGTGCCTGAATATGGAAGGGATGATGGAGATGTTTTCAAAAGAACTGGAAATTATGGATCGAAATACAGTAAAGCTGATGATCGATGAGATGGAAGAAGAACTGAACGAGACAAAGCGGAAAGCGAAAAAGGAAGTTGATGAGGTGAAAAGGAAGGCAAAAGAAGAAATTGAAGAAGCGGAAAAGCGTGCAAAAGCAGCGGAGGAAGAGACTGAAAGATTACGCAGGACTTTGGAGGAGCAAAAAGGTAAGAGGGATATTTCTTGA
- the truA gene encoding tRNA pseudouridine(38-40) synthase TruA — MKRIRLTVAYDGTDYCGWQVQNNVATIEGELNTVLTQLTGQTVKVIGASRTDAGVHARGNVAVFDTESSIPPERFLYAVNALLPEDIVVVDSCEVAADWHPRHCNTEKTYEYRVLNQKLPDPMRRRDTYFVSFPLDLERMRQAAGYLEGEHDFKSFCNVHTHVEDTVRTIYRLEVIREENVITFRVRGNGFLYNMVRILAGTLIGVGRGLIDPEEIPAMLEAKDRQAAGMTVPPQGLTLMKIDYLDGRVQTGGKGRRLKAEPGEGQLFRTSL, encoded by the coding sequence ATGAAACGAATCAGACTGACAGTTGCCTATGACGGAACCGATTACTGTGGCTGGCAGGTCCAAAATAATGTGGCAACGATAGAAGGAGAACTGAATACGGTACTGACTCAGCTGACCGGGCAGACAGTAAAGGTGATCGGGGCGAGCCGGACAGACGCAGGGGTTCATGCGAGAGGAAATGTAGCGGTATTCGATACGGAATCTTCCATTCCACCGGAACGGTTTCTTTATGCCGTGAATGCGTTGCTCCCGGAAGATATCGTAGTAGTTGATTCCTGCGAGGTGGCGGCAGACTGGCATCCAAGACACTGCAATACAGAAAAGACCTATGAATACCGGGTGCTGAATCAGAAACTTCCCGATCCGATGAGGAGGAGAGATACTTATTTCGTCTCTTTTCCGCTGGATTTGGAGCGGATGAGACAGGCAGCAGGATATCTGGAGGGGGAGCATGACTTTAAAAGCTTCTGTAATGTGCATACGCACGTAGAAGATACAGTCCGCACCATATACCGGCTGGAAGTGATCCGGGAAGAAAATGTGATCACATTCCGGGTCAGAGGAAACGGATTTCTTTACAATATGGTGCGGATCCTTGCCGGAACACTGATCGGAGTCGGAAGAGGACTGATCGATCCGGAAGAGATCCCTGCGATGTTGGAGGCAAAAGACCGGCAGGCAGCGGGAATGACCGTGCCGCCGCAGGGACTGACACTGATGAAGATCGATTATCTGGATGGAAGAGTGCAGACGGGCGGTAAGGGCCGACGGTTGAAAGCTGAGCCTGGTGAGGGTCAATTATTTAGAACGAGTTTATAA
- a CDS encoding YitT family protein has product MKKSHLYDFLYNIAGSILYAAGIDTFAGAAGFAPGGVSGLVLILNHLWGLPVGIMTLILNVPLVLISYKVVGKKFLLKTAVTMLISTFFLDLVFPFFPLYRGQRLLAAVYSGVLLGGGMVLFYLRGSSSGGIDFLTMAIKKKHPSFSLGKITLMIDLAVILLGWPVFGDVDAVLYGLISTFVSVVVIDKVLYGIGAGTLAIIITSDGGKTAKAIRENADRGVTILEATGGYTGQQKSVLLCACSKSEAYMVQEAVRKTDETAFLMFTETSEVFGEGFKHS; this is encoded by the coding sequence ATGAAAAAATCGCATCTGTATGATTTCTTATATAATATAGCAGGAAGTATTTTGTATGCGGCAGGGATTGATACCTTTGCCGGGGCAGCAGGATTTGCACCGGGCGGTGTATCAGGACTTGTCCTGATCCTGAATCATCTGTGGGGACTGCCGGTGGGGATCATGACCCTGATTTTAAATGTTCCGCTAGTTCTGATCAGCTATAAAGTAGTAGGAAAAAAGTTTCTTCTGAAGACGGCGGTGACCATGCTTATTTCAACCTTTTTTCTGGATCTTGTATTTCCCTTTTTTCCACTGTACCGCGGACAGCGTCTGCTGGCAGCAGTTTATTCAGGAGTCTTGCTGGGCGGAGGAATGGTGTTGTTCTATCTGCGGGGTTCGTCCTCTGGAGGAATCGATTTTCTGACTATGGCAATAAAAAAGAAGCATCCGTCGTTTTCGCTTGGGAAAATCACCCTGATGATCGATCTTGCAGTCATTCTTCTTGGCTGGCCGGTATTCGGGGATGTGGATGCAGTGCTGTACGGACTGATCTCTACCTTTGTGTCGGTGGTGGTGATCGATAAAGTTCTTTACGGGATCGGGGCAGGAACACTTGCGATCATTATTACGTCTGACGGGGGAAAGACGGCAAAAGCGATCCGGGAAAATGCAGACCGGGGTGTGACCATTTTAGAAGCTACCGGAGGGTATACCGGACAACAGAAAAGTGTACTGCTGTGTGCCTGCTCCAAGTCGGAAGCCTATATGGTTCAGGAGGCAGTGAGAAAGACGGATGAGACCGCATTTCTGATGTTCACTGAGACGAGTGAAGTATTCGGGGAAGGGTTTAAGCATTCCTGA
- a CDS encoding LytR/AlgR family response regulator transcription factor: MRVNYLERVYKGWGNGKLKAVVCEDEEALQLFLEKQVCECMEEAGINGSCEVFSSAEELLDKGNPFYDLYLLDIQLGQMTGMELAEKIREKDDHAVILFATNYKEMIRKAFQVSALDYLVKPLDEVEVRQALLRSFRYLSKKRNRIALKNQSGVEIFYHEEIEYIESEKRKVRICSRRGSGEFYVRLNDLEQELKGSLLVRVHTSFIINLEKIRSVRKDTITMESGKEIPVTRKYKDRFNRAFQNYCLEMRR; this comes from the coding sequence GTGAGGGTCAATTATTTAGAACGAGTTTATAAGGGATGGGGGAATGGAAAGTTGAAGGCAGTGGTCTGCGAAGATGAAGAGGCACTTCAGCTTTTTTTAGAAAAGCAGGTATGTGAGTGTATGGAAGAAGCCGGGATCAATGGGAGTTGCGAAGTATTTTCATCGGCAGAAGAATTACTGGACAAAGGAAATCCTTTTTATGATCTTTATCTGCTGGATATTCAGCTTGGTCAGATGACGGGAATGGAACTGGCGGAAAAGATCAGGGAGAAAGATGACCATGCAGTGATCCTTTTTGCAACAAATTATAAAGAAATGATCCGTAAGGCATTTCAGGTATCGGCACTGGATTATTTGGTGAAACCATTGGATGAGGTGGAAGTAAGACAGGCATTATTGCGTTCTTTCCGGTATCTGTCAAAAAAAAGAAACCGGATTGCTTTAAAAAATCAGTCAGGAGTGGAGATCTTTTATCACGAAGAGATTGAGTACATAGAAAGTGAAAAAAGAAAAGTGCGGATCTGCAGCAGGCGAGGCAGCGGTGAATTTTATGTGCGGCTCAATGACCTGGAACAGGAGTTAAAAGGCAGTCTGCTTGTGAGAGTTCATACTTCTTTTATCATTAACCTTGAGAAAATACGAAGTGTGCGGAAAGATACGATCACGATGGAGTCAGGAAAAGAAATTCCGGTGACAAGGAAATATAAAGATCGGTTTAACAGGGCATTTCAGAATTATTGCCTGGAAATGCGAAGATGA
- a CDS encoding sirohydrochlorin cobaltochelatase encodes MKKKLLTAFLVTALGISMLSGCGGKNSDDNSTKSEQSTKEKDQEAADKVAKLIDDIYVQERTDKTDEQCEAAKKAWDALTDAQKELVEGENADPDYFGRDTGDASKDDPLNEDEIGENELLVVSFGTSFNDSRAEDIGGIEKALQAAYPEWSVRRAFTAQIIINHVQARDGEKIDNMDQALERAVKNGVKNLIVQPTHLMHGAEYDELTEAVENYKDKFESVKIAEPLLGEVGSDATVINADKEAVAKAITAEAVKVTEYESLDAAKEAGTAFVFMGHGTSHTAKISYSQMQTQMEQLGYENVFIGTVEGEPEETSCESVIEKIKAAGYKNVVLRPLMVVAGDHANNDMAGDDDDSWKSQFEAADAFDNIETQIAGLGEIKEIQQLYVAHTKAAMDAE; translated from the coding sequence ATGAAGAAAAAATTATTGACAGCATTTCTGGTAACTGCACTTGGAATATCCATGTTAAGTGGATGTGGTGGAAAGAACAGTGACGACAATTCAACCAAATCTGAACAGTCAACCAAAGAAAAAGATCAGGAGGCGGCAGATAAAGTGGCAAAGCTGATTGATGATATTTATGTGCAGGAGAGGACAGACAAGACAGATGAGCAGTGCGAAGCTGCAAAGAAGGCATGGGATGCATTGACAGATGCACAGAAAGAGTTAGTAGAAGGTGAAAATGCAGACCCGGATTATTTCGGAAGAGATACGGGAGACGCATCAAAAGATGATCCACTGAATGAGGATGAGATTGGGGAAAATGAACTTTTAGTTGTAAGTTTCGGAACTTCCTTTAATGACAGCCGTGCAGAGGATATTGGTGGAATTGAAAAGGCACTTCAGGCAGCTTATCCTGAGTGGTCTGTAAGAAGAGCATTTACGGCTCAGATCATCATCAACCATGTTCAGGCACGTGACGGAGAAAAGATTGATAATATGGATCAGGCTTTAGAAAGAGCTGTAAAGAACGGTGTCAAGAATCTGATCGTGCAGCCGACGCATCTGATGCATGGTGCAGAATATGATGAGCTGACAGAAGCAGTGGAAAATTATAAAGATAAGTTCGAGTCAGTAAAAATTGCAGAGCCACTGCTTGGAGAAGTTGGTTCCGATGCAACTGTGATCAATGCAGATAAGGAAGCCGTAGCAAAAGCGATCACAGCAGAGGCAGTAAAAGTAACCGAGTATGAAAGCCTGGATGCTGCAAAAGAAGCAGGAACAGCATTTGTATTTATGGGACATGGAACATCCCATACAGCAAAGATCAGCTATTCCCAGATGCAGACGCAGATGGAACAGCTTGGATATGAGAATGTATTTATCGGAACAGTAGAAGGTGAACCGGAAGAGACTTCCTGTGAGTCAGTGATTGAAAAGATCAAAGCAGCAGGATACAAAAATGTTGTACTTCGTCCGCTGATGGTTGTAGCAGGAGATCATGCCAATAATGATATGGCAGGCGATGATGATGATTCCTGGAAGAGCCAGTTTGAAGCGGCAGACGCATTTGACAACATTGAGACTCAGATTGCCGGTTTAGGTGAGATTAAAGAGATCCAGCAGCTTTATGTAGCTCATACAAAAGCAGCAATGGATGCAGAATAG
- a CDS encoding energy-coupling factor transporter ATPase, whose product MGMIRAEKLVFEYDKRDEDGNVIGSRRAIDGVDIDIPQGSFVAVLGHNGSGKSTLAKHMNAILVPTDGTMWVDGKDTKDLEKLWEIRQSAGMVFQNPDNQIIGTVVEEDVGFGPENLGVPTKEIWKRVEDSLRAVGMLDRRKDSPNKLSGGQKQRVAIAGVIAMEPKCIVLDEPTAMLDPNGRKEVIHAVEKLRREKNVTVILITHYMEEVVDADQVFVMDDGRIVMHGTPREIFSRVDELKKYRMDVPQVTMLADELIRRGVDLPKGILRREELVEALCRLR is encoded by the coding sequence ATGGGCATGATACGTGCTGAAAAGCTTGTATTTGAATATGATAAACGAGACGAAGACGGCAATGTGATCGGAAGCCGCAGAGCCATTGACGGAGTGGACATCGACATTCCGCAGGGGTCTTTTGTGGCAGTGCTGGGGCATAATGGTTCAGGAAAATCCACACTGGCAAAGCATATGAATGCGATCCTTGTTCCGACAGACGGGACAATGTGGGTGGACGGAAAAGATACAAAGGATTTGGAGAAACTGTGGGAGATCCGGCAGAGTGCCGGAATGGTCTTTCAGAACCCGGACAACCAGATCATCGGAACGGTGGTAGAAGAGGATGTCGGATTCGGACCGGAAAATCTCGGAGTTCCGACAAAAGAGATATGGAAAAGAGTAGAGGACAGTCTGCGTGCTGTCGGGATGCTGGACCGGAGAAAAGATTCTCCCAATAAGCTTTCAGGCGGTCAGAAGCAGAGAGTGGCGATCGCAGGAGTGATCGCAATGGAGCCAAAATGTATTGTACTGGATGAGCCGACTGCCATGCTGGATCCAAATGGAAGAAAAGAAGTAATTCATGCAGTGGAAAAGCTTCGGAGAGAAAAAAATGTGACTGTGATCCTGATCACTCATTATATGGAAGAAGTGGTGGATGCAGATCAGGTCTTTGTCATGGATGATGGCCGGATCGTTATGCATGGCACACCACGGGAAATTTTCAGCCGGGTTGATGAACTGAAAAAATATCGGATGGATGTACCACAGGTTACGATGCTGGCAGATGAGCTGATCCGCCGTGGAGTGGATCTGCCAAAAGGAATTTTAAGAAGGGAAGAACTGGTAGAAGCATTATGTCGATTACGTTAG
- a CDS encoding energy-coupling factor transporter transmembrane component T family protein: MIRDITIGQYYPAQSQVHRLDPRVKIVCTLAFLVSLFLQNSILGYVVAFAFLAMVIRLSKVPVKFIVRGLKPIVILLLFTVLMNLFLTRNGNILFHYGILTITEGGLRTCVFMTVRLIFLVMGSSIMTFTTTPNSLTDGIEKLLHPMNRIHVPVHEIAMMMSIALRFIPILLEETDKIMKAQIARGADFESGNILQRAKAMTPILVPLFVSAFRRANDLAMAMEARCYHGGDGRTKMKPLQYHRNDRVAYLITLLYLVAIVGAGRYIPFKIWIF; this comes from the coding sequence ATGATCCGTGATATTACAATAGGACAATATTATCCGGCACAGAGTCAGGTACATAGGTTAGATCCACGGGTGAAGATCGTCTGCACGCTGGCATTCCTGGTTTCCTTATTTTTACAGAACAGTATTTTAGGATATGTAGTTGCATTTGCATTTCTTGCAATGGTGATCCGACTTTCAAAAGTACCGGTAAAATTTATTGTCAGAGGACTGAAACCCATCGTGATCCTGCTGCTTTTTACGGTGCTGATGAACCTGTTCCTTACGAGGAATGGAAATATCCTCTTTCATTATGGAATCCTTACGATCACGGAGGGCGGTCTGCGGACATGCGTTTTTATGACGGTGAGACTGATCTTTCTGGTGATGGGATCTTCCATCATGACATTTACGACGACCCCGAACAGCCTGACAGACGGAATCGAAAAGCTGCTTCATCCGATGAACCGGATCCATGTTCCGGTGCATGAGATCGCGATGATGATGTCGATCGCTCTCCGCTTTATTCCAATTCTTTTGGAAGAGACGGATAAGATCATGAAAGCACAGATCGCAAGAGGGGCAGATTTTGAATCGGGAAATATCCTGCAAAGGGCAAAGGCGATGACCCCGATCCTTGTGCCACTGTTCGTATCTGCATTCCGACGGGCGAATGATCTTGCAATGGCAATGGAAGCAAGATGTTACCATGGCGGGGATGGAAGAACAAAGATGAAACCATTGCAGTATCATAGAAACGACAGAGTTGCTTATCTGATCACACTGCTGTATTTAGTGGCGATTGTAGGTGCAGGAAGATATATTCCATTTAAGATATGGATTTTTTGA
- a CDS encoding energy-coupling factor transporter ATPase — MSITLEHLSYVYNPGTAYEKHALKDVSLEIPQGQFVGIIGHTGSGKSTLIQHLNGLMKATSGRLLYEGKNIYEEGYDMKQLRTQVGLVFQYPEYQLFEVDVLSDVCFGPKNQGLSKEECEAQAKEALQLVGFPEKYYHQSPFELSGGQKRRVAIAGILAMHPKVLVLDEPTAGLDPKGRDEILDQVAQLHEKTGMTVVLVSHSMEDVAKYVDRLIVMNQGEKMLDGTPQEVFRHYKELEAVGLAAPQVTYVMHDLKEKGFEVSADAATVEEAADEIMKCLKQTRKAEREVQA, encoded by the coding sequence ATGTCGATTACGTTAGAACATCTCAGTTATGTATACAATCCGGGAACCGCTTACGAGAAGCACGCATTGAAGGATGTCAGTCTTGAGATTCCACAGGGACAGTTTGTCGGGATCATTGGTCATACCGGTTCAGGAAAATCTACTCTGATCCAGCATCTGAACGGATTGATGAAAGCGACCTCAGGAAGGCTGCTCTATGAAGGAAAAAATATTTATGAAGAAGGATACGATATGAAGCAGCTCCGCACGCAGGTCGGACTGGTGTTCCAGTATCCTGAATATCAGTTATTTGAAGTGGATGTATTAAGTGATGTCTGCTTTGGTCCAAAGAACCAGGGGCTTTCAAAAGAAGAATGCGAGGCACAGGCAAAAGAGGCATTGCAGTTAGTCGGATTCCCGGAGAAATATTATCATCAGTCTCCATTTGAACTCTCAGGAGGGCAGAAAAGGCGTGTGGCGATCGCAGGGATTCTTGCCATGCATCCAAAGGTACTTGTACTGGATGAGCCAACTGCGGGACTTGACCCGAAGGGAAGGGACGAGATTCTGGATCAGGTGGCACAGCTTCACGAAAAGACCGGGATGACAGTAGTTCTGGTATCCCACAGCATGGAAGATGTGGCAAAATATGTAGACCGTCTGATCGTGATGAACCAGGGGGAAAAAATGCTGGACGGAACACCGCAGGAAGTCTTCCGGCATTATAAAGAACTTGAGGCAGTCGGTCTTGCTGCACCGCAGGTAACTTACGTGATGCATGACCTGAAAGAAAAGGGATTTGAAGTGTCAGCAGATGCGGCAACGGTAGAAGAAGCCGCAGATGAGATCATGAAATGCCTGAAGCAGACCCGAAAGGCAGAAAGAGAGGTGCAGGCATGA